Proteins from one Triticum aestivum cultivar Chinese Spring chromosome 7A, IWGSC CS RefSeq v2.1, whole genome shotgun sequence genomic window:
- the LOC123152217 gene encoding protein GLUTAMINE DUMPER 6: protein MRPIREGEALVGFAGAPAAGGHGHGAHPGLWRTPTPYLFLGFALMMGLIAVALLVLVCTRRKPSGSSRRGSAAEEASARGMAPLDREPKVVVIMAGDDLPSFLASARPFAFPDAINAADVGEQRQADAA, encoded by the coding sequence ATGAGGCCGATCAGAGAAGGTGAAGCCCTGGTCGGATTCGCcggggcgccggcggcgggcggccacggccacggcgcgCATCCGGGGCTGTGGAGGACGCCCACGCCCTACCTCTTCCTCGGCTTCGCGCTCATGATGGGGCTCATCGCCGTGGCGCTGCTCGTGCTCGTCTGCACGCGCCGCAAGCCGTCCGGCTCGTCGCGGCGGGGGAGCGCCGCCGAGGAGGCGTCGGCGCGCGGGATGGCGCCGCTCGACAGGGAGCCCAAGGTCGTCGTCATCATGGCCGGCGACGACTTGCCGTCCTTCCTCGCCAGCGCCAGGCCGTTCGCGTTCCCTGATGCCATCAACGCCGCCGACGTCGGCGAGCAGCGGCAGGCGGACGCTGCGTAG